The following coding sequences are from one Biomphalaria glabrata chromosome 8, xgBioGlab47.1, whole genome shotgun sequence window:
- the LOC106056779 gene encoding protein inturned-like, with protein MSGYSNIKNSYISSSSWSNHVTNTVQHFTEAPNEALYNNYQSHASSKKQSSQQAVLKRKSQNVYTTNWNSDCLEDDVTSNSQSELLRRKSREIQEVLKKTSSGLMSASNNKKTSTSAFKTQVNILNDDSFDVKRSQLKHVLLAPDRRSLTGNESSGVEIFKKLFGITLFEYNNGKAKWNPSKDRKLVVQDVIEGSISYTTGKIHRGDMLVCINDTEVTWRNFTRLIHSLKKREPTKLTFQSPKIIGPKPASSILKVPEGDLCLAVLGKRLSQIQFELSQFKCVAMFLTLVPSDKEEDCKDDIVYLFPHDEEKLTSLRGLFMTICSFLVDVVDQPATCSHLTFPDGDVAVTYKQCGRDVLVFAMPENRIRSLALQSVIEAFVALMVLLFQDVKSAFSECDSVCLDKVLALMFHQALGLTSSLSPLTHSAMYDTSLMTLHDYHTARLITLSHENQLLCDEILTEFESMDFDNYLDAKDLFSKRQYVIQGTCLFYKEYIVCSHLLPQQQRHINLFMNCHGLLTLSARRDVSEVMVWQELKLYSSKDASDCPVGFKPIRSNTYLMIIGQKHYYLVVIVEGSDQSVPSGVGPSSLLEKQARVTLDQLDTEDVHMSVCCEERLNSLLDGVLLSSAEQLSSVSSPRRRSEVSRNSRLSSSSKSAADSLFLSRSKSADRMEKELPNLGDLNGGVMMRRHGSKLSYGSNDSAGSSSSTGPPRSKGSRVSSITDLTGIARSLSSYQIETPLDIFKNSRLGRGKENTLFSYIHFESGEGIMICPTEVELSEVHSGLQDQVMSRFIVSCCQIKALFTEQTLEEDASKPVVFNANTLTEKTCREAGVMFQCMYQQPYGPDRKQQISSLCFWVVGRRLQSSKQVQQEMYVCFHESTKQSVVEMAFSLGFGS; from the exons ATGAGTGGTTACAGTAACATTAAAAACAG ctACATTAGTAGTAGCAGTTGGAGCAACCATGTAACAAATACAGTTCAACATTTTACAGAAGCCCCAAATGAAGCCTTATACAATAATTACCAATCGCACGCAAGTAGTAAAAAACAAAGTAGCCAGCAAGCTGTTTTGAAAAGGAAAAGCCAAAATGTGTATACCACCAACTGGAACTCAGATTGTCTGGAAGATGATGTTACGAGCAACTCACAAAGTGAGCTTCTGCGTAGAAAAAGCAGAGAGATTCAGGAAGTATTAAAAAAGACAAGTAGCGGACTTATGTCTGCtagtaacaataaaaaaacatcaacatctGCATTTAAAACTCAGGTAAACATTTTGAATGATGACAGTTTTGATGTGAAAAGGAGTCAATTAAAACATGTACTTCTGGCTCCGGATCGCAGATCACTTACTGGCAATGAAAGCTCAGGtgtagaaatttttaaaaaattatttggtaTTACTCTCTTTGAATACAACAATGGCAAAGCTAAATGGAATCCTTCTAAAGATCGCAAACTTGTTGTGCAGGATGTAATAGAAGGTTCAATATCATATACGACAGGGAAGATTCACAGAG gtgATATGTTGGTATGTATAAACGATACAGAAGTTACCTGGCGTAATTTCACTCGTCTGATTCATTCTTTAAAGAAAAGAGAA CCTACAAAGCTCACTTTTCAATCTCCAAAGATCATTGGACCTAAACCAGCTAGTTCTATTCTTAAAGTTCCAGAAGGGGATCTTTGCTTAGCTGTACTTGGTAAACGATTAAGTCAAATCCAGTTTGAACTCTCTCAGTTCAAGTGTGTGGCAATGTTCTTGACTCTGGTACCAAGCGATAAGGAGGAAGACTGTAAG GATGATATTGTTTACTTGTTTCCTCACGATGAAGAAAAGTTGACTTCACTAAGGGGTCTATTTATGACTATCTGTTCTTTTCTAGTAGATGTTGTTGATCAGCCTGCGACATg CTCACATTTAACTTTTCCTGATGGTGATGTAGCTGTTACTTACAAACAGTGTGGTCGTGATGTTTTAGTCTTTGCTATGCCAGAAAACAG gATAAGATCCTTAGCATTACAGTCAGTGATAGAAGCTTTTGTTGCTTTAATGGTGCTATTATTTCAAGATGTTAAAAG TGCATTCTCTGAGTGTGACAGTGTGTGTTTGGACAAAGTTCTTGCGCTGATGTTTCACCAAGCTCTTGGGCTCACTTCCAGTCTTTCACCACTTACTCACTCTGCCATGTATGACACGTCACTGATGACACTGCATGACTATCACACAGCTCGGCTTATCACTTTGTCGCATGAAAATCAG ttACTATGTGATGAAATTTTAACAGAGTTTGAGTCCATGGACTTTGATAATTACTTG gatGCAAAAGATCTCTTCTCCAAGAGACAATATGTAATTCAAGGGACATGTCTGTTTTATAAG GAATACATTGTGTGCAGCCATTTGTTGCCTCAGCAGCAGCGGCACATCAACCTGTTCATGAACTGCCATGGTCTTCTGACGTTGTCGGCCAGACGGGATGTTAGCGAGGTGATGGTTTGGCAGGAGCTGAAGTTGTACTCTTCCAAGGATGCCTCTGACTGCCCTGTGGGCTTCAAGCCCATCAGGTCCAACACTTACCTTATGATCATTGGTCAG AAGCATTATTATTTGGTTGTCATTGTGGAAGGAAGTGATCAGAGTGTACCATCAGGTGTTGGTCCTTCAAGTCTCTTAGAGAAACAAGCCAGGGTAACTTTGGATCAGCTTGACACTGAGGATGTTCACATGTCAGTCTGCTGTGAAGAAAG GTTGAATTCTTTATTAGATGGTGTGTTATTAAGTTCCGCAGAGCAACTAAGCTCAGTCAGCTCACCAAGAAGAAGATCAGAGGTCTCTCGCAACTCAAGATTATCTT CGTCTAGCAAGTCAGCAGCAGATAGTTTATTTCTATCACGGTCTAAATCAGCTGATAGAATGG AGAAAGAGTTACCTAATCTGGGTGATTTAAACGGTGGTGTAATGATGAGGCGACACGGCAGCAAATTATCCTATGGCTCAAATGATTCAGCCGGCAGCAGCAGCAGCACTGGACCTCCAAGA AGTAAAGGCAGCAGAGTCAGTTCTATAACTGATCTCACAGGTATAGCCCGCAGCCTTTCATCTTATCAAATAGAAACACCTCTagatattttcaaaaattcCAG GTTGGGTCGTGGTAAGGAGAACACATTGTTCAGCTACATTCATTTTGAATCTGGGGAGGGCATCATGATCTGCCCAACAGAGGTAGAGCTCAGTGAGGTTCACTCAGGTCTACAGGATCAAGTCATGAGTCGATTTATAGTGTCTTGCTGTCAAATAAAGGCTTTATTTACAGAGCAG ACTCTAGAAGAAGATGCTTCCAAGCCAGTGGTTTTCAATGCAAATACTCTAACAGAGAAAACCTGTAGGGAAGCTGGAGTGATGTTTCAATGCATGTATCAACAGCCTTATGGTCCAGATAGAAAGCAGCAAATTTCTTCACTTTGTTTTTGGGTTGTTGG GAGGCGCTTGCAGTCTTCAAAACAAGTACAGCAagaaatgtatgtatgttttcATGAGTCTACAAAGCAGTCAGTGGTTGAAATGGCGTTCTCACTAGGTTTTGGAAGCTGA